ATCCAAGTTTACGATTGCCCCTCGGCGAATATCAGTGATGTCATTGATGACCCTGCTAACAATGTCGGACGCATCCGCGACCCATTAACGCGGGCATTAGGAGGTCTTGGTCGTCCTGTCCCGCGTTCGTGGGTGGGGGCGTGGATTGATGGCGGGTTCAATTACGCCATCGTCAACTTCTGGGATTTCACCGCGTTGCAACAAGGGCGGGGCGCAAATGTCTCGCCAGGCATCTCCTTAGCTGAAATGCCGACGCCCGCTGAGACGATGATTTATGCCGATGCCGTGATGTTCAATGCGTGTGCGCCGCAGGTAATTTTCGCCAATGACTGTGCTGCTGGTTGCGTGCAAGGGCAACGCACCGAACGCAACACCCGTCACTTAGGTGGGAGCATCTTGACTTTTTGTGACGGTCATGCCAAATGGCTGCATTACCGCCGCATCGCTCAAGAGTGCGGTAAGATGTGGTTTCCCCGTCGCGATATGGACAGCCGCACTTTCTTGTCCGTTAACGGCGGACAATTGCCGTGACGCTTGAAGGGGGACAAGATGATGAGACAACTGCCAAATTGGATGGCGGCACTTATCATTGTCGCTGCTCTACTTATTATCGTCGGGATTTTCGTCTGGCAGTCTCGCCGTCAAGCGTCAACTCCTCAAGTCCCCGCTGAAGTGTTGGAAAAGTTTCAGCAAGGCGGACGCCCCCGCATCCCAGGCGTGGGACCTGCGGCTGTCCCTCGTGCCGCGCCCTCAAAAGGGCAGTGATGGAATTACCGTTGAGAAAAATGGCATGAAACTGGCTAAGCCCAACAATCTATAGCACGCTAACAGCGTGCTGTTCAAATTGAGACAAAGGAGGGTAATGTTCGGTGAGCGAGTTAGCGACAATTTACCTTGTCCATCACAGCCACACCGATGTCGGTTACACGCATGACCAACCGATGGTCTGGGAGTTATATCGTCGCTTTCTGGACGCTGCAATAGATGCCTGCGAACGCGATTTAGAAACGGATGCTGATTGGGCAATGCGTTGGACAGTGGAGACAACCGCACCACTGTTGTGTTGGTTGCGTTCCTCAAGTGACCGACAAGTGGAACGCTTTTTGAGATTAGCAAAGGCAGGGCGTATAGAAGTGACGGCGATGTTCGCTAACCTGACACCTCTTTGCGATACGGATGAGTTGGTGGAAAGTTTGCAACCGCTTCGGACGCTGCGCACGGACTTCGGCTTGGACATCCGTTCGGCGATGAACTGCGATGTCAACGGACACAACTGGACGCTGGTAGATGTCCTACTGGATGCAGGCATTGACAGTTTTAGCATGGCTATTAACGAGCACTTTGGGGGTGCGCCGTTGCAACGCCCGATTCTCTTTTGGTGGCAAGGTCCAAGCGGACGCAAACTGATGGCGTTCAATGGTTTCCTCTATGGCATGGCGAATTGGTTGTTGGGCATTGGCAGTAACCTTGAAGCATTCCATGATGAGTGGCTGCCTAAATTGCGTGCGCATCTGAAGCAAGTCGGTTGGACACTGCCTGTTTTGATGCTACAAGTCGTCCATCCTTTCGTTGACAACGGCTCGGTGTGGCTGGCGTTGCGAGATTTTGTGCGGCGATGGAACGAGCAATTTGGTGCACCAAGATTGCACATCGCAACGCCACGAGAATGGTGGGACGCAGTCCGCCCTTACGCAGAGCAGTTTCCAACCTATTGCGGCGATTGGACGGATTTTTGGAACTTTGGCTGCATCAGCAGTGCTCGCGAAACAGCCATCAACCGTCAAAGTCGTGTGCGGTTGCTCGTTGCTGATCAACTGTTCGCTTTGCTTTCGGGCTTGAAGCGAAACATCCACACAAACCAAACTCCATCACCTCCGTTCTTGCAGCGATTGCCGTCGCTGCGAGCCGAAGCGTGGCAAGCGTTGCTGCTTTGGGATGAGCATACATGGGGCGCCGATATTTCAGTCCGTCTTTCTGAAGGCGACGACACAGTGACGCAATGGCATCACAAAGCCCATTACGCTTATCACGCCCGCAGTCTCAGCCTTATGCTACAACGAGACGGGATCGCAGAATTGACAAAACACATCCAGCGCAGCAGCGATGATGCTTTGGTGGTATTTAACCCCTTGCCTTGGGAACGAACGGTTGCTTTAGCCATTCCGCCGCAAGTGATGCACTTGCGCGGCACACCTGATGACCCTTCTTCATCGCGGCACAGCCAAGACCGCGATTTCGTTGGATCGCGTCAGTGGTGGCTAAAAGCGACCCAAATGCCCACTCTCGGTTACCGCGTCATCGCCCACTCGGAACTGATTGAACAACCCGAAGAGCAACTGCCCCGTTCAGACGCCGAAACGGTGGAAAACGAATGGCATCGGCTGACTTTTGACCGCACGCAAGGTGGCATCGTTTCATGGTGGGACAAAAGGTTGGAGCGTGAACTTGTAGATGCTACAGCAGGCTGGGCATTTGCCAGCATCGTCTACGAACGGGTCGCAGAATTGAACCATCAATGGGCGCGATCGTTGCTTTGGGCGGCGTCCCTTGAAGCCCGCAGCGGATTGTTAAGCCCGCGCGGTTGGCACCCTGACTGGAAAGCGGAACGATGGAGTTCTAAACGCTGCCTGTCCCACCAAGTCACTCAAACACCTATCGGCATTGAAGTAATACAAGTTCTGGAAGTGGATGTGTTAGCGTCGCCTGTGACACTGAGAATGCGTTTACCGTTCCATGCACCCCACCTTGAAATTGAAGCCGAATGGTTGATGGGGTTGACGACGCATCCCGAAGCGACCTATCTCGTTTTCCCATTCGCTATCCCCAATGCCGTCGCCCATCTGGACATCGGTGGCTGCGCAATGCGCCCCGAAGTTGACCAATTGCCCGGTTGCTGCCGAGATTACTTTACGGTGCAACGATGGGTTGATCTTAGCAATGAAGCATTTGGCGTAACTGTTGCCTGTCCTATCAACCCGATGGTGCAACTGGACGATTTTCATTTTGCTCATAACCAACAGCGTTTCGTTTTGGAACGAGCAATGTTACTGGGTTGGATGACCAATAACTATTGGGAGACAAACTTCCGCGCTCATCAAGCAGGGTTGGTGCGTGCTTGCTATTGGCTGCTGCCACACCTTGGCGGGTTTGATGAAGCAATGGCACATCGGTTCGGAGCGGAAGCAAGCGTTCCTGTTGTCTTGCAATCTGCTGCTGAACTGCCCGACCCAAACGCAACGATGCCCCGCAGTGGCAGTCTCCTGCAGTTACCTCAACCGCCTGTCTTGGCCTTGCATGTCGCCCCTGCATGGGCATATGGCAGCGGTGACGGAATGCTCGTTCGGTTGCTGAATGCCAGCGATGAACAGCAAACGGCACAAATTGGTTCGGGGTTATTGCGCATCCGCACAGCCGCATTGTGCGATGTCTTCGGAACACCAATTCAACCGTTGACTGTTGTGGATGAGTGCGTTACGGTTGAGTTGCCACCGCGCCGAATGGTGACGGTGCGGTTGCAGATGGAACGCTGAAAAAAAACAATCGTGCTAAAGGGAGGGAAGTGCCCTGTGCGTATTGTCCTCGGTGTTGATGGTGGTGGGACAAACACACGCGTCGCCCTCGTCGCTGAAACAGGTGAAGTGTTGGGCATTGGGTTGGCTGGTTCGTCCAACTACGACGATGTAGGAGTGAAAGTGGCACAACGCAATATTGGATTAGCGGTGCGACAAGCGTGGCAACATGCTCGCCAAAAGCGTCGTCCCGCTGACGCTGCATTTTTGGGCATGGCGGGCGTCGTCTCTGATCAAGACCGCCAAACAATTCGCACCATCGCTGAACATTTGCAGTTGGCACCGCTAGAGCGTATTGGCGTTGACCACGACATTCGCATCGCTTTAGCAGGTGGCTTAGCGGGGCAGGAAGGTATCGCCCTCATTGTGGGAACAGGTTCATCGTGTTACGGGCGCACCGCTGATGGACGATCGTGGCGAGCAGGTGGTTGGGGGCATTTGTTGGACGATTACGGCAGCGGTTATTATTTGGGATTGCAAGCAATGGTAGCAGCCGTCCGCGCTGCTGACGGGCGAGGGCAAGCAACGGCGCTCCTGCCACTCGTTATGCGGGAGTTGAAGTTGAACGACATTAACGAACTGATGCGTCGCCTTTACTACGAAAACATGTCCCGTTCGGAAATCGCCTCGCTCGGTCCGAAAGTGTTAGAGGTCATCGCAGAAGGTGACGAGGTTGCAGAAGCCATTTTGAAAAAAGGCATTGACGAATTGGTGCTAATGGTGGAGACGGTCGCCAAGCAGTTGGGATTTTTATCTCACCCGTTCCGCCTGACTTGGGCAGGAGGTATCGCACAATCGCCCATCTTTCAACGCTACTTTCGTCCCGCAGTTCAACAACGCCTACCGAACTGTGAACTTATTGAACCGCAATTGCCACCCGTTTTAGGTGCAGCGCTGTTGGCGTTAGAAATGCTGAATGTGCCCATCACACCCGATCTCATTGCTACGATGAAGCGGACAAGTAGATTGCCGTCCGTTCAACCAAACGCCGAATGAAAACAACCTAACGATTACTTGCTCGGTGATGTGAAGTGCAATGCGAGAAGTGGCGCAAAAGTTACGAACCGCTATTACCGCTGTATAAACCGCCGGCATCGTTGGGTAAATACGACCCATATCCCGCTTTTCCTGTCGGGGCAAGTTGCTTTCAAGTTGGCTACGATGCATTAGCCCGTGCCCTTGCTCAGCAGCGGTTCGTGCTATTGGATGGCGAAGTTGGCGTCTTCTGGAACATTTTGAGAGAGCAGTTGCAAGTTGCCTTCCAACGCTTGGGAATTTCTGTCCGTTGGCACAATGTGGCGGAGGCGTTGAAACCAGCAGCGGAAATAGAGCGACTACTTGCTCCCTTCATCGGCAACGATGACCCTGTGTTCGGGCGACTCTATGATGGGAGGTTGGCGGACTTTTTTGATGTGGCGAAATTGGCTACCTTCCGCCCCGACCCGTCATCGATGCTGACCATCGTTTACGGTTGTGGAGCAGCGTTAGTGCCTTACGACGGATATCTCGTTTTCGTGGAAGTGCCCAAAAACGAAGTGCAAGCACGCGCCCGGGCAGGGCAAGTTGCTAACTTGGGCGCTACCGCACCCACATCGTTTCGGGCACTGTATAAGCGGCTTTATTTTGTGGATTGGGTGGTGTTGCGAAAGCACAAAAAAGTTTTGCTAAACCGCATTGCTCTGTTCGTTGACGCTCAGCGCCCCGAGACCCCTGTTTTCGTGGACGGGCAAATATGGCGACAAGCATTGAAAGCGATGAGCCAATGTGTGTTTCGCACTCGCCCTTGGTTTCTGCCAGGACCTTGGGGTGGACAATGGCTCAAACGCCATCTTCCTTTTGACACCACCAATGTGTCCAACTACGCATGGTCGTATGAACTCATCGCTCCAGAAAATGGTGTGCTGCTGGAGAGTGACGGCATTTTGCTGGAATGTGCTTTTGACTGGCTCATGTTTTGCGCTGCTGACAATCTTTTGGGTGAAGGCACAGAAGTGTTCGGCGATTTCTTTCCTATCCGCTTTGACTACTTGGACACTTATGACGGCGGTCCCTTGTCTATTCAGTGTCATCCCCGCCTGCCTTACATCCGACAGCAATTTGGCGAACGATGGACGCAGGACGAAGCCTACTACATCGTGGACAGTCAACCTGATGCGTGCGTTTATTTGGGGCTGCAGGCATCGGTGGACTTGATTGAATTTAAGCGAGCACTGGAGCGGAGCGAACGAGAAAATGTGCCTGTCGCTGTTGAGCAGTTTGTGCAGAAATTGCCTGCCAAGCGCCACGACTTTTTCCTCATCCCCAGCGGCACTGTTCATGCAGCGGGCAAAGGGAATTTGGTGCTGGAAATTAGTGCCACGCCTTACCTTTACACCTTCAAACTTTACGATTGGTTGCGTCCCGATTTGGACGGTGGTTTCCGACCGCTTCATCTTGACCATGCATTCGCCAACATCATCGCTACACGCAAAGGTGAACGAGTGCGAGAGGAACTTGTTTGTCGCCCGCAAAAGGTGTGCCAGGGTGATGGATGGCAATTAGAGCATTTGCCGACACACCCTGAGCACTTTTACGATGTCTTTCGGCTCACCTTCATCGGCGATGTCATGTTGCCCACAGCGCCATCTTGTTTGGTGGGTAACTTGGTGGAAGGGCAATCAGTTGTGTTGGAAACAGAGAGAGGTTTTCGCTTTCGGGTGAACTACGCTGAAACTTTCGTCATTCCTGCTGCTGCTCAACCGTGTCGGGTGCACAATGAAAGCGACCGACCAGCCAAAATTGTTTGGGCACAACTCAAACCCATGCAACATCTTGCAGCGTGGAGGTGACAAACGATGCTGGTGGCGTTGTGGGCGCTGATTTGGTGGCAAGGCGCAACCGAACTGTCTTCCATCCGCACCATCTATATCGTCCCGATGAGCCATCTTGACATCGGTTTTACTGCTCCACCTTCTCAGGTAGCAACGAAAATGCGCCAAATAGCAGAACAAGCCATCGCTTTCGCTGACGCCGATCCTGATTTCGTCTGGACTTTTGAGACCTTCTGGCAACTGGAGCAGTGGCTAAAAAGCAACCCTTCGGAAACACAGCGTCAAAAATTGCTTCAACTCGTTTCGCAGGGGCGTTTTGAAGTTTGTGCTGCTTATGTCAATCCACACAGCAACATAATGAGCGCTTTTTTGTTGGACTGGCTCTTTCGTTTACCTAAACGATGGGCAGACGAAAACAGCATTCCCATGCGCACTGCTGTCCTCAACGATGTGCCTGGTCATCCCATTGACCTTCCCCACTTTTTAGCCCGCAACGGCATTCGCTACTTGCTCATTGGAGCCAACTTGCGGTTTTCTCCGCCTTTGCCGACACAAATTGCCAGCACACCTTTTTGGTGGGAATCGCCGACCGGTGAACGGGTGCTGACTTGGATTGCCGACCGAAGTTACACCGAAGCCTTCAACGAGTTGGGTGTTGATCCTGATAGCGCCAGAGTGTTCAACCCCAGAAAGTTTCGGGATTTAGACCCAATGCGAGTGATAGCGCAAGGGATTGAGGAGACGATTCAGCGTTATCGGGAGCGTGGTTACCCTTACGACGCCATCATCGCTTTGCATGCTTTTGACAATTGGGATGCGATGGCTGCAGGTAAGTTGCCCAAGTTTGTGCGAATGTGGAACGAACAAGTGGGGCAACCCAAATTGCGCCTTGCTACACCATCGCAATTTTTTGAGCACATTGAACGCCACTATGGTGACCACTTGCCAGTTTATCGTGGTGGGTTTGGAGGTCAATGGGAAAGTTTCGTCCGACCCGCTATCCCGACGGCGATGCGAAGAATTCGCTACGCTGAGCAAATCGCTCAAACGCAAACGCTGCCTGACCTTGATCTAATCCGCAAGTTGCTCGTCGCCTACGAACACAGTTTCGGGATGGGAGTGCCTTGGGCGAACATGATGACACATGAAGAAGCAGTGCAACATAACCGCGAACAATGGCTGTTGCTTCAATCGTTTCCGTCAAGTCAAGACGACCAAATAACTGTCAAGTGGACATCGCCGCC
This genomic interval from bacterium HR17 contains the following:
- the murK gene encoding N-acetylmuramic acid/N-acetylglucosamine kinase, with product MRIVLGVDGGGTNTRVALVAETGEVLGIGLAGSSNYDDVGVKVAQRNIGLAVRQAWQHARQKRRPADAAFLGMAGVVSDQDRQTIRTIAEHLQLAPLERIGVDHDIRIALAGGLAGQEGIALIVGTGSSCYGRTADGRSWRAGGWGHLLDDYGSGYYLGLQAMVAAVRAADGRGQATALLPLVMRELKLNDINELMRRLYYENMSRSEIASLGPKVLEVIAEGDEVAEAILKKGIDELVLMVETVAKQLGFLSHPFRLTWAGGIAQSPIFQRYFRPAVQQRLPNCELIEPQLPPVLGAALLALEMLNVPITPDLIATMKRTSRLPSVQPNAE
- the gmuF gene encoding putative mannose-6-phosphate isomerase GmuF, translated to MQCEKWRKSYEPLLPLYKPPASLGKYDPYPAFPVGASCFQVGYDALARALAQQRFVLLDGEVGVFWNILREQLQVAFQRLGISVRWHNVAEALKPAAEIERLLAPFIGNDDPVFGRLYDGRLADFFDVAKLATFRPDPSSMLTIVYGCGAALVPYDGYLVFVEVPKNEVQARARAGQVANLGATAPTSFRALYKRLYFVDWVVLRKHKKVLLNRIALFVDAQRPETPVFVDGQIWRQALKAMSQCVFRTRPWFLPGPWGGQWLKRHLPFDTTNVSNYAWSYELIAPENGVLLESDGILLECAFDWLMFCAADNLLGEGTEVFGDFFPIRFDYLDTYDGGPLSIQCHPRLPYIRQQFGERWTQDEAYYIVDSQPDACVYLGLQASVDLIEFKRALERSERENVPVAVEQFVQKLPAKRHDFFLIPSGTVHAAGKGNLVLEISATPYLYTFKLYDWLRPDLDGGFRPLHLDHAFANIIATRKGERVREELVCRPQKVCQGDGWQLEHLPTHPEHFYDVFRLTFIGDVMLPTAPSCLVGNLVEGQSVVLETERGFRFRVNYAETFVIPAAAQPCRVHNESDRPAKIVWAQLKPMQHLAAWR